In Capillimicrobium parvum, a genomic segment contains:
- a CDS encoding flavin monoamine oxidase family protein, whose protein sequence is MQRPDPDPFDVIVVGGGFSGLRAARDLRDAGQRVLLLEGRDRLGGRTFLRPFAGHGQEVELGGTWVAPRFQPHVAAEMDRYGIGLVEGQTGVPRWRWGFDAAPTSAFPLEGDEIYELERAVFRIMEASHRVDPSVPRDRQDLGDLDVSVERFLAGLRLSPRTTRFLAAWGTLGSGAPPEEWSILNALSLMAAFDHSAWAWWAGVVDKFAGGTRTVVEALARDAAPVLELGARVVRVDQREPGRVVATTADGRTFGAAAAIVALPVNVWRDIEFLPALGPAKATLARDGHPNRMSKVWVLVDGGPTDTICFGPGQDLLWLSPEYELDGATLMVGFSAPPSPLDVTDPDAVARAVGAYLPNARVLASDAHDWNADPLARGGWPAHRPGTLSRDASALQEPEGRVCFGGADIATRWIGWLDGALESGARAAQQALAVLRDA, encoded by the coding sequence ATGCAGCGACCTGACCCGGATCCGTTCGACGTGATCGTCGTGGGCGGAGGATTCTCCGGCCTGCGCGCCGCCCGCGACCTGCGCGACGCGGGCCAGCGCGTCCTCCTGCTCGAGGGCCGCGATCGCCTCGGCGGCCGGACCTTCCTGCGCCCGTTCGCGGGTCACGGCCAGGAGGTGGAGCTGGGCGGCACGTGGGTGGCGCCGAGGTTCCAGCCGCACGTCGCCGCCGAGATGGATCGCTACGGCATCGGCCTCGTCGAAGGGCAGACCGGCGTGCCGCGCTGGCGCTGGGGCTTCGACGCCGCGCCGACGTCCGCGTTCCCGCTCGAGGGCGACGAGATCTACGAGCTCGAGCGCGCGGTGTTCCGGATCATGGAGGCGAGCCACCGCGTCGACCCATCGGTCCCGCGCGACCGGCAGGACCTCGGCGATCTCGACGTCTCGGTGGAGCGGTTCCTGGCCGGCCTGCGCCTGAGCCCGCGCACGACGCGGTTCCTCGCCGCGTGGGGCACGCTGGGATCCGGCGCGCCGCCCGAGGAGTGGTCGATCCTCAACGCGCTGTCGCTCATGGCCGCCTTCGATCACAGCGCGTGGGCCTGGTGGGCCGGGGTGGTCGACAAGTTCGCCGGCGGGACCCGCACCGTGGTCGAGGCGCTCGCCCGCGACGCCGCCCCCGTGCTCGAGCTGGGCGCGCGGGTCGTCCGCGTCGACCAGCGCGAGCCCGGCCGGGTCGTCGCCACGACCGCCGACGGGCGGACGTTCGGCGCCGCGGCGGCGATCGTGGCGCTGCCCGTCAACGTCTGGCGCGACATCGAGTTCCTCCCCGCGCTGGGTCCCGCCAAGGCGACGCTCGCGCGCGACGGCCATCCCAACCGCATGAGCAAGGTCTGGGTGCTGGTCGACGGCGGGCCGACCGACACGATCTGCTTCGGCCCCGGGCAGGACCTGCTGTGGCTGTCGCCCGAGTACGAGTTGGACGGCGCGACGCTCATGGTGGGCTTCAGCGCCCCGCCCTCGCCGCTGGACGTCACCGATCCCGACGCCGTCGCCCGAGCGGTGGGCGCCTATCTCCCGAACGCCCGGGTGCTCGCCAGCGACGCCCACGACTGGAACGCCGACCCATTGGCGCGAGGAGGGTGGCCGGCGCACCGCCCGGGAACGCTCAGCCGCGACGCGTCGGCTCTGCAGGAGCCGGAGGGGCGCGTCTGCTTCGGCGGCGCCGACATCGCCACGCGGTGGATCGGCTGGCTCGACGGCGCTCTGGAGTCGGGGGCGCGCGCCGCGCAGCAGGCGCTGGCGGTCCTCCGCGACGCCTGA
- a CDS encoding MFS transporter — protein MSSRASTQPPPGPLGAGAVPDPAPWRRIASWAATAMFWDSLLYSALAPVLPAYADRLSLSDAAAGLLSSAFPAGVLLGALPAGVAASRLGGRRTVLCGLVLLAISGVAFGFGQTFSVLVAARFLEGIASVVVWAGALTWLVACTPAASRAATIGRVLGAGVAGTLVGPLAGAGIVATSPQLVFCVLSGGALVLAVAMRRLPAGPPAAASGSVARIARPAYRRRAAGAIWLVTLPAVMVGMLPVLGALRLDALGAGAAFIAATFVVVGTVEAAGTAVGGNALERVGARRLTVGAYALAAMLMIVALVPQTAWLLACCLVAIVAPIALTWTPAMLRLRDVVSAARIGDGHTYSLFNLAFAGGQMAGAAGGGVLADIGGQALPWGVLAGGMLVTSAALLGRSRAPERSTTTSEDDHAAT, from the coding sequence GTGTCGTCCCGTGCTTCGACGCAGCCGCCCCCCGGGCCGCTCGGCGCCGGCGCGGTCCCCGACCCGGCGCCGTGGCGGCGCATCGCCTCCTGGGCGGCGACGGCGATGTTCTGGGACTCGCTGCTGTACTCCGCGCTGGCGCCCGTCCTGCCGGCGTACGCGGATCGGCTGAGCCTCAGCGACGCCGCGGCCGGCCTGCTGTCGTCCGCGTTTCCCGCCGGGGTGCTGCTCGGGGCGCTGCCGGCTGGCGTGGCCGCCTCGCGGCTGGGCGGCCGCCGCACGGTCCTCTGCGGCCTGGTCCTCCTGGCGATCTCCGGGGTCGCGTTCGGGTTCGGCCAGACGTTCTCGGTGCTGGTCGCCGCGCGATTCCTGGAGGGGATCGCCAGCGTGGTCGTCTGGGCCGGCGCGCTGACGTGGCTGGTCGCGTGCACGCCGGCGGCGTCGCGCGCCGCGACGATCGGGCGCGTGCTGGGCGCCGGTGTCGCGGGCACGCTCGTCGGTCCGCTCGCCGGAGCGGGGATCGTGGCCACGTCGCCCCAGCTCGTCTTCTGCGTGCTCTCGGGCGGAGCCCTCGTCCTGGCGGTGGCGATGCGGCGCCTGCCGGCCGGTCCACCCGCCGCCGCGTCGGGCAGCGTCGCGCGCATCGCGCGCCCGGCGTACCGGCGCCGGGCCGCGGGCGCGATCTGGCTCGTCACGCTGCCGGCGGTGATGGTCGGCATGCTGCCCGTCCTCGGGGCGCTGCGGCTGGACGCGCTCGGAGCCGGCGCGGCCTTCATCGCGGCGACGTTCGTCGTAGTCGGGACCGTCGAGGCCGCGGGGACCGCGGTCGGCGGCAACGCCCTCGAACGGGTCGGCGCGCGACGGCTGACCGTCGGCGCCTACGCCCTCGCCGCCATGCTGATGATCGTCGCGCTCGTCCCGCAGACGGCCTGGCTGCTCGCCTGCTGCCTCGTCGCAATCGTCGCGCCCATCGCCCTGACCTGGACGCCGGCGATGCTGCGCCTGCGCGACGTGGTCAGCGCCGCCCGCATCGGCGACGGCCACACCTACTCCCTGTTCAACCTGGCCTTCGCCGGCGGGCAGATGGCCGGCGCGGCCGGCGGCGGGGTCCTCGCCGACATCGGGGGCCAGGCCCTGCCCTGGGGCGTGCTGGCCGGCGGCATGCTCGTCACGAGCGCGGCGCTCCTCGGGCGCTCGCGCGCGCCGGAGCGATCGACCACCACCTCAGAGGATGACCATGCAGCGACCTGA
- a CDS encoding flavin monoamine oxidase family protein, translating to MGSDFDVIVVGGGLSGIRAARDLGDAGHSVLVLEARDRLGGRAWTRPFAGREELVEIGGTWVAPEVHPHVADEIARYDLELVVSHGGDLDSRWHFGGELKRHFPLEGDDIYALERTLFQIIRASHRVDPDRPRDEQDLADLDVSVERFLDDLGTPAAVREFIYMWAGLGSGALPGEWSMLTALSLIAAMDNSVWGWYGAVTDRFVIGMSAVVDLLARDSGARIELSAPVSRVEQDDEGVRVTTAAGATYRAPAVVIATPLAVWPDIEFSPALPEDKMEPARAGNPGRMKKTWMVVENLPPNLFASGWGTDFVQMFPELERPDGAIAMGMCAPPSELDVSDLDALTRAVRQFAPEADVVAADAHDFAADPYAKGTWLVNPPGMLSAHHSALGRPEGRIVFAGADVAVRWIGWLDGALEAGARAAEQARAVLGGALPVG from the coding sequence ATGGGCTCGGATTTCGACGTGATCGTCGTGGGAGGCGGCCTGTCCGGCATCCGCGCCGCGCGGGACCTCGGCGACGCCGGGCACTCGGTCCTCGTCCTCGAGGCCCGCGACCGCCTCGGCGGCCGGGCCTGGACGCGCCCGTTCGCCGGCCGGGAGGAGCTCGTCGAGATCGGCGGCACCTGGGTCGCGCCCGAGGTCCACCCCCACGTCGCCGACGAGATCGCCCGCTACGACCTCGAGCTCGTCGTCAGCCACGGCGGGGACCTGGACAGCCGCTGGCACTTCGGCGGCGAGCTCAAGCGCCACTTCCCGCTCGAGGGCGACGACATCTACGCCCTCGAGCGCACGCTCTTCCAGATCATCCGGGCATCGCACCGCGTCGACCCGGACCGCCCGCGCGACGAGCAGGACCTCGCCGACCTCGACGTGTCGGTCGAGCGGTTCCTCGACGACCTCGGGACGCCCGCCGCGGTGCGCGAGTTCATCTACATGTGGGCCGGGCTCGGCTCGGGCGCCCTGCCGGGCGAGTGGTCGATGCTCACGGCGCTGTCGCTCATCGCCGCGATGGACAACAGCGTCTGGGGCTGGTACGGCGCCGTCACCGACCGCTTCGTGATCGGCATGAGCGCGGTCGTCGACCTCCTCGCCCGCGACTCGGGCGCGAGGATCGAGCTGTCCGCTCCGGTGTCCCGCGTCGAGCAGGACGACGAGGGCGTCCGGGTCACGACCGCCGCCGGCGCGACGTACCGCGCCCCGGCGGTGGTGATCGCCACGCCGCTCGCCGTGTGGCCCGACATCGAGTTCAGCCCGGCGCTCCCCGAGGACAAGATGGAGCCGGCGCGCGCGGGCAACCCCGGCCGGATGAAGAAGACGTGGATGGTCGTCGAGAACCTGCCCCCGAACCTGTTCGCGTCCGGCTGGGGCACGGACTTCGTCCAGATGTTCCCCGAGCTCGAGAGGCCCGACGGGGCGATCGCGATGGGCATGTGCGCCCCGCCGAGCGAGCTCGACGTGTCCGATCTGGACGCGCTCACCCGGGCGGTCCGCCAGTTCGCGCCCGAGGCCGACGTCGTCGCCGCCGACGCGCATGACTTCGCCGCCGACCCGTACGCGAAGGGCACCTGGCTCGTCAACCCGCCGGGGATGCTGTCCGCCCACCACAGCGCCCTCGGCCGGCCCGAGGGCCGGATCGTGTTCGCGGGCGCCGATGTGGCGGTCCGCTGGATCGGCTGGCTCGACGGCGCGCTGGAGGCCGGAGCTCGCGCTGCAGAGCAGGCGCGAGCGGTGCTCGGCGGCGCCCTGCCGGTCGGGTAG
- a CDS encoding flavin monoamine oxidase family protein has product MTSAPGTSADVVVIGAGFAGLAAARDLRDAGRSVLVLEGRDRLGGRTWRRPFASTNQPIEMGGTWVAPQYQPWVAEEMRRYGLRLAEHALMPSRFVWRFDGAITPGFPLSGQELYELERALYRIIEAAHRIDVERPRDLQALADLDVSVEQFLRAEPMSRRTYEFLSAFGSLGSGAASDEWSALTALSLIAASDRSAYAWFAAVVDKLEGGTQSLLDALVEDGDPVLETSARVTHVRQDEGAVTVTCEDGRTYSAGAAIVTAPVNVWRDIAFDPPLSDAKAALARDGHPNRMGKVWALVEGVPEDAMGFGPGNDLLFVAPQYRVGDAVLIVGFSSPPCLLDVTDGAAVGEAVRAYFPGARVAAVDAHDWVADPFARGGWLTYRPGQATRLMSAVQEPDTRVCFAGADIANGWIGWIDGALESGRRAAGQALSIANQNHGGS; this is encoded by the coding sequence ATGACCAGCGCACCCGGGACCTCCGCGGACGTCGTCGTCATCGGCGCGGGCTTTGCCGGGCTCGCCGCCGCGCGCGACCTGCGCGACGCCGGGCGCAGCGTGCTCGTCCTGGAGGGGCGCGACCGCCTCGGCGGGCGCACCTGGCGCCGGCCGTTCGCCAGCACGAACCAGCCGATCGAGATGGGCGGCACCTGGGTCGCGCCCCAGTACCAGCCGTGGGTGGCCGAGGAGATGCGGCGCTACGGCCTGCGGCTGGCCGAGCACGCGCTCATGCCCAGCCGCTTCGTCTGGCGCTTCGACGGGGCGATCACCCCCGGCTTCCCGCTGTCGGGTCAGGAGCTCTACGAGCTCGAGCGGGCGCTGTACCGGATCATCGAGGCCGCCCACCGGATCGACGTCGAGCGTCCGCGGGACCTCCAGGCCCTCGCCGACCTCGACGTGTCGGTCGAGCAGTTCCTGCGGGCCGAGCCGATGAGCCGGCGGACGTACGAGTTCCTGTCCGCGTTCGGCTCGCTCGGCTCGGGCGCGGCGTCGGACGAGTGGTCCGCGCTGACCGCGCTGTCGCTCATCGCCGCGTCGGACCGCAGCGCCTACGCCTGGTTCGCGGCGGTCGTCGACAAGCTCGAAGGCGGCACGCAGAGCCTGCTCGACGCGCTGGTCGAGGACGGGGACCCCGTTCTCGAGACCTCGGCGCGCGTCACGCACGTCCGCCAGGACGAGGGCGCGGTCACCGTCACGTGCGAGGACGGACGCACGTACTCCGCGGGCGCGGCGATCGTGACCGCGCCGGTCAACGTCTGGCGCGACATCGCCTTCGATCCGCCCCTCTCGGACGCGAAGGCGGCGCTCGCCCGGGACGGCCATCCCAACCGCATGGGCAAGGTCTGGGCCCTGGTCGAGGGGGTGCCCGAGGACGCCATGGGCTTCGGCCCGGGCAACGACCTGCTGTTCGTCGCCCCGCAGTACCGGGTCGGCGACGCCGTCCTCATCGTCGGCTTCTCATCGCCGCCCTGCCTGCTGGACGTCACCGACGGCGCGGCGGTCGGCGAGGCGGTCCGGGCGTACTTCCCCGGCGCCCGCGTGGCCGCCGTCGACGCCCACGACTGGGTCGCCGACCCGTTCGCGCGCGGCGGCTGGCTGACCTACCGGCCCGGCCAGGCGACACGGCTCATGTCCGCGGTCCAGGAGCCCGACACGCGTGTCTGCTTCGCCGGCGCCGACATCGCCAACGGCTGGATCGGCTGGATCGACGGGGCCCTGGAATCGGGGCGTCGTGCCGCCGGGCAGGCGCTGAGCATCGCAAACCAGAACCACGGAGGCAGCTGA
- a CDS encoding cupin domain-containing protein yields MSATEAPGLRKLNRSIAAFERWAPDVPRPEDVIAGEVDMQISVFWRSADGRNATGMWTCQPMTIHLDQPFQETLLLVEGHVSYTPEAGEPIHLHPGDAIVMERGAKAIFQVHEPALTFWSIDETEPIAF; encoded by the coding sequence GTGTCAGCGACAGAGGCCCCCGGCCTGCGCAAGCTCAACCGGTCGATCGCCGCCTTCGAGCGGTGGGCCCCGGACGTCCCGCGCCCGGAGGACGTGATCGCCGGCGAGGTCGACATGCAGATCAGCGTCTTCTGGCGCTCGGCCGACGGGCGCAACGCCACCGGGATGTGGACGTGCCAGCCGATGACGATCCACCTCGACCAGCCGTTCCAGGAGACCCTGCTGCTCGTCGAGGGCCACGTGTCCTACACGCCTGAGGCGGGCGAGCCGATCCACCTGCACCCCGGCGACGCGATCGTCATGGAGCGGGGTGCGAAGGCGATCTTCCAGGTGCACGAGCCGGCGCTCACGTTCTGGTCGATCGACGAGACCGAGCCGATCGCGTTCTGA
- a CDS encoding LamG domain-containing protein: MEIVGYGDRLSVARGERIRFMVSTPHPQYEATLVRPSHSPQLRRDLDAPLNGTHAGREQALPKGSYVRFPRPVPRPAEFRLEAWICPTAPDAGEQGLMTWGTADGLFVNAEGAVELRVGGSRVTTGVPLRRGEWYRVAGELTDGRATVSQTPRRWSGDARASAPCDPAEVAEPLRIGDGFDGKIDAPRIDGVASWDFAIGIGSTRVTDVGPNLHHGETVNMPMRGVTGWNWTGRSDDFRQTPGEYGAIHFHRDDMDDACWEPDFDLEVPHDLPSGLYAIRLRAGGAEDHIPFFVRPARGRPTARIAFLAPTFSYLAYSCEHSGTETSPSISPEERERMNALLAPEDLYSKRHELLSAYDHHSDGTGNCFVSRLRPIPNMRPYYISPPIQAAHQLGADLHVLDWLSTFGEPFDVITDEDLHHEGLELLEPYRVILTGTHPEYWSEQMLDATEAYLDGGGRFMYLGGNGMYWVTSVHPERPHVLEIRRTYAGTRAWQSAPGECHQACTGEPSGLWRFRGRAPQRLFLVGMAAHGYDVALGYERLPASHDPEVAWIFDGVEGERFGDFGAIMGGAAGFEIDRVDDELGTPPHAVLLATARGFSDSYQAVVEDTLMQDSLSGGTVNANVHADVVYAEHPNGAAVFATGSVTWGGSLTHNGGDNDVARITGNVLRRFAGG; the protein is encoded by the coding sequence ATGGAGATCGTCGGGTACGGGGACAGGCTGAGCGTCGCGCGCGGCGAGCGGATCCGGTTCATGGTCAGCACGCCGCACCCGCAGTACGAAGCGACGCTGGTGCGTCCGTCGCACTCGCCGCAGCTGCGCCGCGATCTCGACGCGCCGCTGAACGGAACCCATGCGGGGCGTGAGCAGGCGCTGCCGAAGGGGTCGTATGTGCGCTTCCCCCGGCCCGTCCCCCGCCCGGCGGAGTTCCGCCTCGAGGCCTGGATCTGCCCCACCGCGCCGGACGCCGGCGAGCAGGGCCTCATGACCTGGGGCACCGCCGACGGCCTCTTCGTGAACGCCGAGGGAGCCGTCGAGCTGCGCGTCGGCGGCAGCCGCGTGACGACCGGCGTGCCCCTACGTCGGGGCGAGTGGTACCGCGTCGCCGGCGAGCTCACCGACGGCCGCGCCACGGTGTCCCAGACCCCGCGGCGCTGGTCCGGCGACGCGCGCGCCTCCGCGCCGTGCGATCCGGCGGAGGTCGCCGAGCCGTTGCGCATCGGCGACGGCTTCGACGGCAAGATCGACGCGCCGCGCATCGACGGCGTCGCGTCATGGGACTTCGCGATCGGCATCGGCTCGACCCGCGTGACCGACGTCGGGCCGAACCTGCACCACGGCGAGACGGTGAACATGCCGATGCGCGGCGTGACCGGCTGGAACTGGACCGGGCGCAGCGACGACTTCAGGCAGACGCCGGGCGAGTACGGCGCGATCCACTTCCACCGCGACGACATGGACGACGCGTGCTGGGAGCCCGACTTCGACCTGGAGGTCCCGCACGACCTGCCGAGCGGCCTGTACGCCATCCGGCTGCGGGCCGGTGGCGCCGAGGACCACATCCCGTTCTTCGTCCGTCCCGCGCGCGGGCGTCCCACGGCGCGCATCGCCTTCCTCGCCCCCACGTTCAGCTACCTCGCGTACTCGTGCGAGCACTCGGGGACCGAGACCTCGCCCTCGATCTCGCCGGAGGAGCGCGAGCGCATGAACGCGCTGCTCGCGCCGGAGGACCTCTACTCCAAGCGCCATGAGCTGCTGAGCGCGTACGACCACCACTCCGACGGCACCGGCAACTGCTTCGTCAGCCGCCTGCGGCCGATCCCGAACATGCGGCCGTACTACATCTCCCCGCCGATCCAGGCCGCTCACCAGCTCGGCGCGGACCTGCACGTCCTCGACTGGCTGAGCACCTTCGGCGAGCCGTTCGACGTGATCACCGACGAGGACCTGCACCACGAGGGCCTCGAGCTGCTCGAGCCGTACCGCGTGATCCTCACCGGCACGCACCCGGAGTACTGGAGCGAGCAGATGCTCGACGCGACCGAGGCGTACCTCGACGGCGGGGGCCGCTTCATGTACCTCGGCGGCAACGGCATGTACTGGGTCACCTCGGTGCATCCGGAGCGGCCGCACGTGCTCGAGATCCGGCGGACCTACGCCGGCACGCGCGCGTGGCAGTCGGCCCCCGGCGAGTGCCACCAGGCGTGCACCGGCGAGCCGAGCGGCCTCTGGCGCTTTCGCGGCAGGGCGCCCCAGAGGCTCTTCCTCGTCGGGATGGCCGCCCACGGCTACGACGTCGCGCTGGGCTACGAGCGGCTCCCGGCCAGCCACGACCCGGAGGTCGCGTGGATCTTCGACGGGGTCGAGGGCGAGCGCTTCGGCGACTTCGGCGCGATCATGGGCGGCGCCGCGGGCTTCGAGATCGACCGCGTCGACGACGAGCTGGGCACGCCGCCGCACGCGGTCCTCCTGGCCACCGCGCGCGGCTTCTCGGACAGCTACCAGGCCGTCGTCGAGGACACGCTCATGCAGGACAGCCTGTCCGGCGGCACGGTCAACGCCAACGTCCACGCGGACGTCGTCTACGCCGAGCACCCGAACGGGGCCGCCGTCTTCGCCACCGGATCGGTGACGTGGGGCGGCAGCCTGACGCACAACGGCGGCGACAACGACGTCGCGCGCATCACCGGCAACGTCCTGCGGCGCTTCGCCGGCGGCTGA